From one Nitrospiria bacterium genomic stretch:
- a CDS encoding TonB-dependent receptor, which yields MNPYPPFSASGKVIVLLIGLILSALTGLPVSADENAAGPEIQLGVTATTPSRLEEPADESSGSVTVLSGPEIGAQNPVSAPEVLRDLPGVSLQESGTMGESAALTLRGSNPNQTLIMLDGIRLNSPFRGDFDLYLGGLMMDQIGQIEVVRGAQSALYGSDAMGGVVNLKTQGAQGPPESSFTQEVGNEGTFREAVSMSEKRSQMDYALTFARTDTEGQFDRDRFGASSFTGQVGVPVRENGRLQFISRLQSDSKELAIDVVPVTADAVQVFFDQNDEIRKRFFFNTLQYEDRLAPRFELSWKVAAVDTKLNWDNPPDPSSGNSDDYFENTDTRTVIVDLQQNVLVSDTDTLSFGFDRQRDEVDSEIKYFGTALPVNQSRDNTGYYLQNLFKWGKQFVLQAGVRTDDNQSFGTVTNPKVSSAYDFQNTGTKLRASWGTGFRAPTIQELFFPAVGNPDLQPEKSRSWEAGVQQKVFGETMLLDAAYFRIDYRDLIQIGPTTIVNIGEARTQGVESSLEVRLLSTLTAKANYTYLDAKDRTTDEELPFRPRQIGNIGLLYAPTANFVAHLDINMASSQAISADFILPDGSLLQGRCPGYTRVDLSAAYHLFRSYWGVHETRFFVKLKNLFDQKYQEVPGFPAPGINYLAGLTAAL from the coding sequence GTGAATCCTTATCCGCCCTTTTCTGCTTCCGGCAAGGTCATTGTCCTTCTCATCGGGTTGATCCTGTCCGCGCTGACCGGTCTTCCGGTTTCGGCCGACGAAAACGCGGCCGGGCCCGAAATTCAACTCGGCGTGACGGCCACGACACCGAGCCGTCTGGAGGAGCCGGCGGATGAATCGTCGGGTTCCGTCACGGTGTTGTCCGGGCCCGAGATCGGGGCCCAGAACCCCGTGTCCGCGCCGGAGGTTTTGCGGGATCTCCCGGGCGTGAGCCTTCAAGAGTCGGGCACGATGGGGGAATCGGCCGCGCTGACCCTCCGCGGATCAAACCCCAATCAAACGTTGATTATGCTGGACGGCATACGTTTGAATTCACCTTTTCGGGGTGACTTTGATCTGTATTTGGGCGGCCTGATGATGGATCAGATCGGGCAGATCGAGGTTGTTCGAGGCGCCCAGTCGGCTCTGTACGGCTCCGATGCGATGGGCGGTGTCGTCAATCTAAAAACCCAGGGGGCGCAAGGACCGCCGGAATCCTCCTTCACGCAAGAGGTCGGGAACGAAGGAACGTTTCGCGAAGCTGTTTCGATGAGCGAGAAGCGATCTCAAATGGATTATGCGCTGACCTTTGCGCGCACCGACACCGAGGGTCAGTTCGATCGGGACCGTTTCGGGGCGTCGTCCTTTACGGGACAGGTGGGGGTTCCCGTGCGCGAGAACGGTCGGCTTCAGTTCATCTCGCGGCTCCAGAGCGACAGCAAAGAACTGGCGATCGATGTGGTTCCTGTTACGGCCGACGCGGTTCAGGTGTTTTTCGACCAAAACGATGAGATCCGGAAGCGATTCTTTTTCAATACCCTCCAATATGAAGACCGGCTCGCGCCACGGTTTGAGCTGTCCTGGAAAGTGGCGGCGGTGGACACAAAGTTAAACTGGGACAATCCGCCCGATCCCTCGTCTGGAAATTCCGACGATTATTTTGAAAACACCGATACGCGCACCGTTATTGTCGACCTCCAGCAAAATGTTCTGGTGAGCGACACTGATACGCTTTCATTCGGGTTCGACCGGCAACGAGATGAAGTGGACAGTGAAATCAAGTATTTCGGTACGGCCCTTCCGGTCAATCAATCCAGAGACAACACGGGGTATTATTTACAGAACTTGTTCAAATGGGGAAAACAATTCGTCCTTCAAGCCGGGGTGAGAACGGACGACAACCAAAGCTTCGGGACCGTGACGAATCCCAAGGTTTCTTCCGCGTATGATTTTCAAAACACGGGGACGAAACTGAGGGCCAGCTGGGGCACAGGATTTCGGGCCCCGACCATCCAGGAGTTGTTCTTCCCCGCCGTTGGAAACCCGGACCTCCAGCCGGAGAAAAGCCGGAGCTGGGAGGCCGGTGTTCAACAGAAGGTCTTCGGTGAGACGATGCTTCTGGATGCGGCCTATTTCAGGATTGACTATCGGGATCTGATTCAGATCGGCCCGACCACCATCGTCAACATCGGGGAGGCCCGCACGCAGGGTGTCGAATCAAGCCTCGAGGTCCGGCTTCTTTCAACCCTGACGGCCAAGGCGAATTACACGTATCTTGACGCGAAAGACAGGACAACGGACGAGGAACTTCCCTTTCGTCCGAGACAGATAGGAAACATCGGCCTTCTTTACGCGCCCACGGCCAACTTCGTCGCCCATCTCGATATCAATATGGCATCAAGCCAGGCGATTTCGGCCGATTTTATACTGCCGGACGGCTCTCTGCTCCAGGGTCGATGCCCGGGTTACACGCGCGTGGACCTGTCGGCCGCCTACCATCTCTTCCGGAGTTACTGGGGGGTTCATGAAACCCGATTTTTCGTCAAACTCAAAAATCTTTTCGACCAGAAATATCAGGAAGTCCCGGGTTTCCCGGCCCCCGGCATCAATTATTTGGCGGGCCTGACGGCCGCATTGTAG
- a CDS encoding radical SAM protein: MKLSKFNVLIPNFPASGEYLVFNTFSDSRVVINEPLKNVMEKAEGLTDLSVLSEPERNNLEVLRELGVMVDEAVDEDRELEYWFQRLKFDNAVLDLIILTTSACNLGCTYCFENGIDLKGFMRVETCSRVASWVGRTLDRVRPRSLHLTLFGGEPLLNPEAARFLSRSLYNLARERGIEHRISIITNGVLLTEAIINDLIPLGLKRVKVTLDGDETAHDSKRRHKNGKGSFQVILKNLLALKGKAPISIGGNFDETTKDSIPRLLDLLVKLGFTPDDILDITFKPILAATNRLPVLNNAMDSGHACTFSDIKVSDIAWLHDEVGKRGFKTTDHVAIGPCCATREHTYTIDPWGSIYKCPALVGRKEFMIGDVREPETNHRNTQFMTVDLWRDPFCQPCAYRPICGGGCRGSSVTQSGDFRKIACEKNYFENVALELVKKEYFNEQNTMD; this comes from the coding sequence ATGAAGCTTTCCAAGTTCAATGTCCTGATTCCAAATTTCCCCGCGTCGGGTGAGTATCTGGTCTTTAACACCTTCTCCGATTCACGGGTGGTGATCAATGAGCCGCTCAAGAATGTGATGGAAAAGGCGGAAGGCCTGACCGATTTGAGTGTCTTATCCGAGCCCGAGCGAAACAACCTGGAGGTGCTTCGCGAACTCGGGGTCATGGTGGATGAAGCGGTGGATGAAGACCGCGAGCTAGAGTACTGGTTCCAGAGGCTGAAGTTCGACAACGCCGTTTTGGACCTGATCATCCTGACCACCTCGGCCTGCAACTTGGGGTGCACGTATTGTTTTGAAAACGGTATCGATCTGAAGGGGTTTATGAGGGTGGAGACCTGTTCGCGTGTGGCGTCCTGGGTTGGCCGGACACTCGACAGGGTTCGTCCGCGGAGTCTCCACCTGACCCTCTTCGGCGGTGAGCCGCTCTTGAATCCAGAGGCTGCCCGATTCTTGAGCCGCTCACTATATAATTTAGCCCGCGAACGGGGAATCGAACACCGGATCAGCATCATCACGAACGGGGTTCTTCTCACCGAAGCAATCATCAACGATCTGATCCCGTTGGGCCTTAAGCGGGTTAAGGTGACTCTCGACGGAGATGAAACGGCCCACGATTCCAAGCGCCGCCACAAAAACGGTAAGGGGTCTTTTCAAGTCATCCTCAAGAATCTTCTCGCCCTCAAGGGCAAGGCGCCCATTTCGATCGGGGGCAATTTTGACGAAACCACAAAAGACAGCATTCCCCGCCTGCTGGATCTGTTGGTCAAGCTCGGCTTCACCCCCGACGACATCCTGGACATCACGTTTAAGCCGATTCTTGCAGCGACCAACCGGCTGCCCGTCTTGAACAATGCGATGGACTCCGGCCATGCCTGCACCTTTTCGGATATCAAGGTTTCCGATATCGCATGGTTGCATGACGAAGTCGGTAAAAGGGGCTTCAAAACGACCGACCATGTCGCGATCGGTCCCTGCTGCGCCACCCGGGAACACACCTACACGATCGATCCGTGGGGAAGCATCTATAAATGCCCGGCGCTGGTGGGGCGAAAGGAGTTTATGATCGGAGATGTTCGTGAGCCGGAGACCAATCACCGGAACACCCAGTTTATGACGGTCGACCTCTGGCGCGATCCCTTCTGCCAGCCCTGTGCTTACCGTCCGATCTGCGGCGGCGGCTGCCGTGGCAGCTCCGTCACCCAGTCGGGGGATTTCAGAAAGATCGCGTGTGAAAAAAACTATTTCGAAAATGTGGCCCTCGAGTTGGTCAAGAAAGAGTATTTTAATGAGCAAAATACGATGGATTGA
- a CDS encoding ABC transporter substrate-binding protein: protein MLVVPDTEKFAFLNPLLTTTTLSARLIDIVFDGLIKLDDRFEPKPQLAESWERPVDGRTWTFHLRPGVKFHDGVELTADDVAFTFEKMKRFSIAPTSFNSQDMQEVHVVDHYTVQITSKTPLASFLQSLDVPILPKHLLEGKEIENTSFNLHPVGTGPFKVKSWSDQEIVLEANESYFLGRPYLDKIRAIAYPDREAIWAKLMAGEVDFFDYLSAGDYEITKQVPNVRFYSVPMPYYYLVALNMEDRLFADRRVRQALNYAVNKEEIVAKVLEGQGRIAAGTIFPGSWAYNPNIAPYPYDPKKALALLAEAGWRDHDGDHFLDKDGRPFEFTVQVNAGDDAKKKTFLLIQQQLLDIGIKARLNFFDAADIGFYFKKQFQAVFPETRAGGDPDSSYKFWHSSQIQGGFNVTSYHNKTVDKLLEEGRSEFDQERRKAIYFNFQEEILKDPPGIFLYWTNYLVGIQKRFKGVKISSVSPFENIQEWYVPKAEQRHPESESPSSARKQ, encoded by the coding sequence ATGCTCGTTGTTCCCGACACTGAAAAGTTTGCCTTCCTGAATCCCCTGCTGACGACCACGACACTGTCGGCCCGCTTAATCGACATCGTCTTCGACGGTTTGATAAAACTTGACGACCGCTTCGAGCCCAAACCGCAGTTGGCGGAATCCTGGGAACGGCCGGTCGATGGCCGGACCTGGACCTTCCATTTGAGGCCGGGGGTAAAATTCCATGACGGCGTGGAACTGACGGCCGACGACGTGGCCTTCACGTTTGAAAAAATGAAGCGGTTTTCAATCGCTCCGACCTCCTTTAATTCTCAGGATATGCAAGAGGTTCATGTCGTCGATCACTATACGGTTCAAATCACGTCAAAGACCCCCCTCGCCTCCTTTCTCCAATCGCTGGATGTGCCGATTCTGCCAAAACACCTGCTGGAAGGAAAGGAGATCGAAAATACTTCATTCAACCTTCATCCCGTCGGCACCGGGCCGTTCAAGGTCAAATCATGGTCCGATCAAGAGATCGTTCTGGAAGCCAATGAGTCTTATTTTTTGGGCAGACCCTACCTCGATAAAATCCGCGCGATCGCGTACCCCGATCGTGAAGCCATCTGGGCCAAGTTGATGGCCGGGGAAGTCGACTTTTTTGACTATCTCAGCGCCGGTGACTATGAAATTACAAAGCAGGTTCCAAACGTTCGTTTCTACTCGGTTCCCATGCCGTATTATTATCTTGTGGCCCTTAATATGGAGGATCGTCTTTTTGCGGATCGGCGTGTCCGGCAGGCTTTGAATTACGCCGTCAATAAGGAGGAGATCGTGGCGAAGGTCTTGGAGGGCCAAGGCCGGATCGCCGCCGGGACGATCTTTCCCGGTTCATGGGCTTACAATCCAAACATCGCACCTTATCCCTACGATCCCAAGAAAGCCCTCGCTCTTCTCGCGGAAGCCGGCTGGCGGGATCATGACGGCGATCATTTTCTTGATAAAGACGGACGACCGTTTGAATTTACGGTGCAGGTCAACGCCGGAGACGACGCGAAAAAGAAAACGTTCCTTCTCATCCAACAGCAGCTTCTGGACATTGGAATCAAGGCGAGGCTGAATTTTTTTGACGCGGCCGATATCGGGTTCTATTTTAAGAAGCAGTTTCAGGCCGTTTTTCCCGAGACACGAGCCGGCGGCGATCCCGATAGTAGTTACAAGTTCTGGCACTCTTCCCAGATTCAAGGCGGGTTTAACGTAACGTCCTATCATAACAAAACGGTCGACAAACTATTGGAAGAAGGGAGATCCGAATTTGACCAGGAAAGAAGAAAGGCGATATATTTTAATTTCCAAGAAGAAATCCTCAAGGACCCCCCCGGGATTTTTCTGTATTGGACAAATTATCTCGTCGGAATTCAGAAGCGCTTCAAAGGGGTGAAAATAAGCTCGGTGAGCCCTTTTGAGAATATTCAGGAATGGTACGTCCCGAAGGCGGAGCAGCGACATCCGGAATCTGAAAGCCCGAGTAGCGCCAGGAAACAATGA
- a CDS encoding cache domain-containing protein, with translation MNKVSTKLILLLVLSALVPMTLFGMIAVWTARETARQIVAEENLQVADRAARQIEQYVNNSQSILEALVQNLAKTDLKNWQKERMVRNYTLQFERFRSIDLVDETGRLLVTSRLDLTREDQPEMASIQAALAGRVYRSGVFISRNFEPSMTLAIPLKVLGEVQGAVVGQLNLIEMWKLVDSIRIGQDGHAFVVSKEGLLIAHGLNSAKERVFRQERAGPLAVVEAALKGERRSFIYNDQGGFEQIGVSAPVESLGWGLVIEQPTREAYAASTRLTGQLTLLVLIFLLLMILIGMVGGRRSVVAPIRELIRGIREVGGGNLAKKVKILTGDEFLELGEAFNAMTDRLSTLEENIRRNERAVLLGRIAGGLVHDLQHPIKNLENSSRLMIQKYEDPKVRDVYQGVVKRELGNLDRFLENLLHLSRPTPIQPVSVNLYNFFEDFLGSLRIDPRCVIQKFGEGSLEPLVDGKVRVSADVHPPELTVWADRFALERILKNLVANALEAMPNGGRLDISARPAPPNLTEISVSDTGGGIPPDRLDNLFEDFITTKRKGLGLGLAICKKIVDEHRAAIHVQNRPSYGTTFILRFPNP, from the coding sequence ATGAACAAGGTCTCCACGAAACTGATCCTGCTGTTGGTCCTTTCCGCGCTGGTCCCGATGACCCTTTTCGGGATGATCGCCGTCTGGACGGCCCGCGAGACGGCACGACAAATCGTGGCCGAGGAAAACCTTCAGGTGGCCGACCGCGCCGCCCGCCAGATCGAACAGTACGTCAACAACAGCCAGTCCATCTTGGAAGCCCTGGTTCAGAACCTGGCCAAGACGGATCTCAAGAACTGGCAAAAGGAACGGATGGTCAGGAATTATACTCTCCAGTTTGAGCGGTTCCGGTCGATTGATCTGGTGGATGAGACCGGCCGGCTGCTGGTGACCAGCCGGCTGGATTTGACCCGAGAAGACCAACCGGAGATGGCGTCGATCCAGGCCGCACTGGCCGGGCGGGTCTACCGGTCCGGAGTGTTTATTTCGCGGAACTTCGAGCCGAGCATGACTCTTGCCATTCCCTTGAAGGTGTTGGGTGAAGTTCAGGGCGCCGTCGTGGGGCAGCTGAATCTGATTGAGATGTGGAAATTGGTGGACAGCATTCGGATCGGGCAGGATGGGCATGCGTTTGTGGTGTCGAAGGAAGGCCTGCTGATCGCCCATGGGCTCAACTCGGCCAAAGAGCGGGTTTTTCGCCAGGAGCGTGCAGGCCCTCTCGCGGTCGTCGAGGCGGCTTTGAAGGGAGAAAGGCGGTCCTTCATCTACAACGACCAGGGAGGCTTTGAACAGATCGGCGTCTCCGCTCCCGTCGAGAGTCTGGGTTGGGGGTTGGTAATCGAGCAGCCGACCCGAGAGGCCTACGCCGCCTCGACGCGGCTGACCGGTCAGTTGACCCTTCTTGTGCTGATATTCCTTCTGCTGATGATCCTGATCGGTATGGTCGGAGGAAGACGATCCGTCGTCGCGCCGATCCGGGAGCTGATCCGAGGCATACGCGAAGTGGGCGGCGGAAATTTAGCTAAAAAGGTCAAAATCTTGACGGGGGATGAGTTTCTGGAGCTCGGGGAAGCGTTTAATGCCATGACGGACCGCCTGTCAACGTTGGAAGAGAATATCCGGCGCAACGAGCGGGCCGTCTTGCTGGGACGCATCGCGGGCGGGCTGGTGCATGATCTTCAACATCCGATTAAAAACCTGGAAAACAGCAGCCGCCTTATGATTCAAAAATATGAAGATCCCAAGGTGCGTGACGTCTATCAGGGCGTCGTAAAACGGGAGCTTGGAAATTTGGACCGCTTTTTGGAGAATCTCCTGCACTTAAGCCGCCCCACCCCGATCCAACCCGTCAGCGTCAACCTTTATAATTTTTTCGAGGATTTCCTCGGGTCCCTTCGAATCGATCCCCGCTGCGTGATTCAAAAATTCGGTGAAGGGTCTTTGGAGCCCTTGGTCGACGGAAAAGTCCGGGTTTCGGCCGATGTCCATCCGCCGGAGCTAACGGTCTGGGCGGATCGGTTTGCTCTCGAACGCATCTTGAAGAATTTGGTCGCCAACGCCCTTGAGGCGATGCCGAATGGAGGCCGGCTGGATATTTCGGCCCGGCCGGCCCCGCCGAACCTAACCGAGATTTCGGTTTCGGATACCGGCGGCGGTATTCCTCCGGACCGGCTGGACAATTTGTTTGAAGACTTTATCACCACCAAACGCAAAGGGCTGGGTCTCGGCTTGGCGATCTGTAAAAAAATTGTGGACGAGCACAGGGCCGCCATTCATGTTCAAAACCGCCCCAGTTATGGAACCACGTTTATCCTGCGCTTCCCCAATCCCTGA